The proteins below are encoded in one region of Misgurnus anguillicaudatus chromosome 24, ASM2758022v2, whole genome shotgun sequence:
- the sst1.1 gene encoding somatostatin 1, tandem duplicate 1 — MLSTRIHCALALVSFALAISSISAAPTDAKLRQLLQRSLLNPAGKQELARYTLADLLSELVQAENEALEPEDLSRAVEKDEVRLELERAAGPMLAPRERKAGCKNFFWKTFTSC, encoded by the exons ATGCTCTCCACGCGCATTCACTGCGCTCTTGCGCTCGTGTCCTTCGCGCTCGCCATCAGCAGCATCTCTGCGGCACCGACAGATGCCAAACTCCGCCAACTTCTACAAAGATCTCTCCTCAACCCGGCCGGAAAACAG gAACTCGCCAGATACACGCTCGCAGACTTGCTCTCGGAGCTCGTGCAAGCAGAAAACGAAGCTCTCGAACCGGAGGACCTCTCTCGTGCTGTGGAGAAAGATGAAGTGCGCCTTGAGCTGGAGCGCGCCGCGGGTCCCATGCTCGCACCACGCGAGCGCAAAGCCGGATGCAAGAATTTCTTCTGGAAAACTTTCACGTCGTGTTAA